From Pseudomonas sp. G2-4:
TCAGCCTGGCCAGCGAAATGACCTTGCACAAGCAGGTGGCAGACAAGGCACTCCAATGCTTGCCGATCCTGGATGAAGGCATGAAGGCACGGCGCATCGAACTGCAAAGCATGGCGGGACGCAATTTACCGGCGGCGGTTTCTGCGTTCAGGGATTTTTTGATTGCTGGGTTGGCGAAGGCGAAGCGTCGTTGAGAAGACGAGGTGGATTTCAGGCACAAAAAAAGACGTCCGTGGACGTCTTTAGATGATGAAGTGGTGGGCCGGGGTAATATCAAATCGTTGCGGCAACCCTAAGTGCCAACTCTGTTCGGTTTGTCACTTCTGCCTTGCGGAACAACGTATGGATCTGATTTCGGACCGTATTTGGGCTTGAGCCTAGTTCCCGGGCGATCTGCTTGTTGCTGATTCCGCTGGCGACTAGCTTCAGAATTTCAACCTCCCGGGTCGTAAACTGATACCAATCCAGCCCTGCGCCTATCTGCTCGAGTGGTACACAAGGTTGGAAATCGTCAGCTGCGTGAATTTGAGCTGCATGTTGAACAAGTACTGTGACCAGGCTTTTGGCAGTTTCAACGTTGTTCCAGCGCTTAGTCGAACTAACGACTGCAAAGAGAAGGTTGTTCTCGTCGAGGTGGGTGGCGTGGACGGCAAACCTTCTACCAAGGGTCGGCTCCTGTAGGAGCAAGCGGCGTCCTATACACGTGCATTTGCCGAGGTCAATCAAGGACGGCGCTCTCACTGCAGCCCATAGGGCGAGCAGCGAAGCACAGTGGCTCTGCAGCGTTTCGGGCTCTTCGTGAATTTCGCCTTCGAGAAAAAGGATTTTCTTGAAGTGAACGGCGGGGCCATTCACAGAGGCGATACCAATGGCAGTGCAGTCCACGTCCAGGTCTAGAAAGGATGGCGTTCTTATGCTTGTTTGAAGCCCTTGCCAGCTGTTCCTGTCGCTTTCCATAT
This genomic window contains:
- a CDS encoding LuxR C-terminal-related transcriptional regulator gives rise to the protein MESDRNSWQGLQTSIRTPSFLDLDVDCTAIGIASVNGPAVHFKKILFLEGEIHEEPETLQSHCASLLALWAAVRAPSLIDLGKCTCIGRRLLLQEPTLGRRFAVHATHLDENNLLFAVVSSTKRWNNVETAKSLVTVLVQHAAQIHAADDFQPCVPLEQIGAGLDWYQFTTREVEILKLVASGISNKQIARELGSSPNTVRNQIHTLFRKAEVTNRTELALRVAATI